In a genomic window of Curtobacterium flaccumfaciens pv. betae:
- the ileS gene encoding isoleucine--tRNA ligase, which translates to MPYPLNADADGVVPSPSFPAVERGILAFWKRDDTFQASIDARQGCPEWTFYDGPPFANGLPHYGHLLTGYAKDVFPRYQTMRGKQVHRRFGWDTHGLPAELEAMRQLGITEKHEIDAMGIDVFNAAAKKSVLQYTDEWQEYVTRQARWVDFEDDYKTLDVTFMESVLWAWKQLWDKGLAYEGFRVLPYCWNDQTPLSNHELRMDDDVYKMRQDQSVTVSFPLHGSRADALEVTGVRALAWTTTPWTLPTNAALAVGPEIAYAVVPAGPGGAADGADAGSVSYLLASDTVAAHAKELGYASGDEARAAVARTLTGAELDGVEYERLFDHLADQEGYENAWRVLVAEYVETGEGTGIVHQAPAYGADDQEVCAAAGIPVVLSLDEGGVFTSQFGEVAGMLWSDANKPLTKAVRDAGRLLRQASYEHSYPHCWRCRKPLIYKAVSSWFVRVTELRDRMGQLNQDINWVPDNVKDGQFGKWVGNAIDWSVSRNRYFGTPIPVWQSDDPEYPRTDVYGSLADIERDFGRLPVNAEGEVDLHRPFIDDLTRPNPDDPTGNSTMRRITDVFDVWFDSGSMPYAQVHYPFENREWFESHSPADFIVEYIGQTRGWFYVMHVLSTALFDRPAFQNVISHGIVLGSDGQKMSKSLRNYPDVSEVFDRDGADAMRWFLMSSSVIRGGNLVVTEEGIRQGVREFMLPLWSTYYFFTLYANASGPDGYRAQRRTDSTDVLDRYLLAKTRVLVTDVRTHLDALDTPLAAQAVRDFADVLTNWYVRRSRDKFWTGADADAGAETRAAFDTLYTVLETLTRVAAPLAPLVTEEIWKGLTGGRSVHLTDFPDPEEFPADDALVDAMDRVRDVASKGLALRKATGKRVRLPLATLTLVVPDPAAVEPFADILRDELNVKRVVLEAQAEESLAQYGIERKLTVNARVAGPRIGKQVQQVIPAAKKGDWTATDSGVTVGGVDLIEGEYSLDLTVADASVAVAFLDEGGFVVLDTVTTPELEAEGLARDVVRAVQQARRDADLDVSDRITLTLRVDDTADGAVRTHQELIAGETLATSVEIEPLGADDTTTDVGDGAKVSVEVARA; encoded by the coding sequence GTGCCGTACCCGTTGAACGCCGATGCCGATGGCGTCGTCCCCTCGCCGAGCTTCCCCGCCGTCGAGCGGGGCATCCTCGCCTTCTGGAAGCGCGACGACACGTTCCAGGCGTCCATCGACGCGCGACAGGGCTGCCCGGAGTGGACCTTCTACGACGGCCCGCCGTTCGCAAACGGCCTGCCGCACTACGGGCACCTGCTGACCGGGTACGCCAAGGACGTCTTCCCGCGCTACCAGACCATGCGCGGCAAGCAGGTGCACCGCCGCTTCGGCTGGGACACCCACGGCCTGCCCGCGGAGCTCGAGGCGATGCGCCAGCTCGGCATCACCGAGAAGCACGAGATCGACGCCATGGGCATCGACGTCTTCAACGCCGCCGCCAAGAAGTCCGTGCTGCAGTACACCGACGAGTGGCAGGAGTACGTCACCCGCCAGGCGCGCTGGGTCGACTTCGAGGACGACTACAAGACCCTCGACGTCACCTTCATGGAGAGCGTGCTCTGGGCGTGGAAGCAGCTCTGGGACAAGGGTCTGGCGTACGAGGGCTTCCGGGTCCTGCCGTACTGCTGGAACGACCAGACACCGCTGTCCAACCACGAGCTGCGCATGGACGACGACGTCTACAAGATGCGCCAGGACCAGTCCGTCACCGTCTCGTTCCCGCTGCACGGCTCGCGCGCGGACGCGCTCGAGGTCACCGGCGTGCGGGCACTCGCCTGGACGACGACCCCCTGGACCCTCCCGACGAACGCCGCCCTGGCCGTCGGTCCGGAGATCGCGTACGCGGTCGTGCCGGCAGGGCCTGGAGGCGCGGCTGACGGTGCCGACGCCGGTTCCGTCTCCTACCTGCTGGCTTCGGACACCGTGGCCGCGCACGCGAAGGAGCTCGGCTACGCCTCGGGTGACGAGGCGCGCGCCGCCGTCGCGCGCACGCTGACGGGCGCCGAGCTCGACGGCGTCGAGTACGAGCGTCTGTTCGACCACCTGGCCGACCAGGAAGGGTACGAGAACGCTTGGCGAGTACTGGTCGCCGAGTACGTCGAGACCGGTGAGGGCACCGGCATCGTGCACCAGGCCCCGGCGTACGGTGCCGACGACCAAGAGGTCTGCGCCGCCGCCGGCATCCCCGTGGTGCTGTCCCTCGACGAGGGCGGCGTCTTCACGTCGCAGTTCGGCGAGGTCGCCGGCATGCTCTGGTCGGACGCGAACAAGCCGCTGACGAAGGCCGTCCGCGACGCCGGGCGACTGCTCCGCCAGGCGTCCTACGAGCACAGCTACCCGCACTGCTGGCGCTGCCGGAAGCCCCTCATCTACAAGGCCGTCTCGTCGTGGTTCGTCCGCGTCACCGAGCTCCGCGACCGCATGGGTCAGCTCAACCAGGACATCAACTGGGTGCCGGACAACGTCAAGGACGGCCAGTTCGGCAAGTGGGTGGGCAACGCCATCGACTGGTCGGTCTCGCGCAACCGCTACTTCGGCACGCCGATCCCGGTGTGGCAGTCCGACGACCCCGAGTACCCGCGCACCGACGTGTACGGCTCGCTCGCCGACATCGAGCGCGACTTCGGTCGCCTGCCGGTGAACGCCGAGGGTGAAGTGGACCTGCACCGGCCGTTCATCGACGACCTGACGCGGCCGAACCCCGACGACCCCACGGGTAACTCGACGATGCGCCGGATCACCGACGTGTTCGACGTGTGGTTCGATTCCGGGTCGATGCCGTACGCCCAGGTGCACTACCCGTTCGAGAACCGCGAATGGTTCGAGTCGCACAGCCCGGCCGACTTCATCGTCGAGTACATCGGGCAGACGCGCGGCTGGTTCTACGTCATGCACGTGCTCTCCACCGCGCTGTTCGACCGGCCGGCGTTCCAGAACGTCATCAGCCACGGCATCGTCCTCGGCTCGGACGGCCAGAAGATGTCGAAGTCGCTCCGGAACTACCCGGACGTCTCCGAGGTCTTCGACCGCGACGGCGCCGACGCCATGCGCTGGTTCCTGATGTCCTCGTCGGTGATCCGCGGCGGCAACCTCGTCGTCACCGAAGAAGGCATCCGCCAGGGCGTCCGCGAGTTCATGCTGCCGCTGTGGTCGACGTACTACTTCTTCACCCTGTACGCGAACGCCTCGGGTCCCGACGGCTACCGGGCCCAGCGCCGGACCGACTCGACCGACGTGCTCGACCGGTACCTGCTCGCGAAGACCCGGGTCCTCGTCACCGACGTCCGGACGCACCTCGACGCCCTCGACACCCCGCTCGCGGCCCAGGCCGTCCGCGACTTCGCCGACGTGCTGACGAACTGGTACGTCCGCCGCTCGCGCGACAAGTTCTGGACCGGGGCCGACGCGGACGCCGGAGCCGAGACCCGTGCGGCGTTCGACACGCTGTACACCGTGCTCGAGACCCTGACCCGGGTCGCCGCCCCGCTCGCGCCGCTCGTCACCGAGGAGATCTGGAAGGGCCTGACCGGCGGGCGCAGCGTCCACCTGACGGACTTCCCCGACCCCGAGGAGTTCCCCGCCGACGACGCCCTCGTCGACGCGATGGACCGTGTGCGCGACGTCGCCTCGAAGGGCCTGGCGCTCCGCAAGGCCACCGGCAAGCGCGTCCGCCTGCCCCTGGCCACCCTGACCCTGGTGGTACCGGACCCGGCCGCGGTCGAACCGTTCGCCGACATCCTGCGCGACGAGCTCAACGTCAAGCGCGTGGTGCTCGAAGCCCAGGCCGAGGAGTCGCTGGCGCAGTACGGCATCGAGCGGAAGCTCACCGTGAACGCCCGCGTCGCCGGCCCCCGCATCGGCAAGCAGGTGCAGCAGGTGATCCCGGCCGCCAAGAAGGGCGACTGGACCGCGACCGACTCCGGCGTGACCGTCGGCGGCGTCGACCTGATCGAGGGCGAGTACTCGCTCGACCTCACCGTGGCTGACGCCTCGGTGGCCGTGGCGTTCCTCGACGAGGGCGGCTTCGTCGTGCTCGACACCGTGACCACGCCCGAGCTCGAGGCCGAAGGGCTGGCCCGCGACGTCGTCCGCGCCGTCCAGCAGGCCCGCCGCGACGCCGACCTCGACGTCAGCGATCGCATCACCCTGACCCTCCGGGTGGACGACACGGCCGACGGCGCGGTCCGTACGCACCAGGAGCTCATCGCGGGGGAGACCCTGGCGACGAGCGTCGAGATCGAGCCCCTCGGGGCGGACGACACCACCACCGACGTCGGTGACGGTGCGAAGGTATCCGTGGAGGTAGCACGCGCATGA
- a CDS encoding bifunctional folylpolyglutamate synthase/dihydrofolate synthase produces the protein MSDDDQYDGHEANEEFVGHDEFDGRDEDGIRIPVGPSGDAPADAVPYGGDDDEVRRVEAALYARIGEQAPERRLTATRRAVELLGDPHLAYPVIHVTGTNGKTSTARTIESIVRAHGLRTGLMTSPHLVSIRERIVVDGQPIAADRFVENWDDIAPVLEITDRELADKGELPLTFFEALTVLALACFAEAPVDVAVIEVGMGGEWDSTNVVQSQVSVFTPIAIDHAKQLGATVAEIARTKSGIVKPSSAVVSSRQVPEALAELERAAELTESTLAVEGTGFSVVDVTPAVGGQLITVQGIAGRYDDLFLPLFGRHQAENAAVAIAAVESFLGRGAQALDEDVLSEGIAGTTSPGRLQPIVTDPTVVVDAAHNPHGAKALAEALPVAFPSEHVVGVVGILGDKDARGFVRALKDTVATFVVTQPPGERALDADEFARVVVDEVGEDRVVVEPSLASALQEARSLADEADAEDALVLVAGSIVMVGAVMDLVHREGEAK, from the coding sequence ATGAGTGACGACGACCAGTACGACGGACACGAGGCGAACGAGGAGTTCGTCGGACACGACGAGTTCGACGGTCGCGACGAGGACGGCATCCGGATCCCGGTCGGCCCCTCCGGAGACGCTCCAGCCGACGCCGTGCCCTACGGCGGCGACGACGACGAGGTCCGCCGCGTCGAGGCCGCCCTGTACGCCCGCATCGGCGAACAGGCCCCCGAGCGCCGGCTGACGGCCACCCGCCGCGCCGTCGAGCTGCTCGGCGACCCGCACCTGGCGTACCCGGTGATCCACGTGACGGGCACGAACGGCAAGACGTCGACCGCGCGCACCATCGAGAGCATCGTCCGGGCACACGGTCTGCGCACCGGTCTGATGACGAGCCCGCACCTGGTGTCGATCCGGGAACGCATCGTGGTCGACGGCCAGCCGATCGCGGCGGACCGGTTCGTCGAGAACTGGGACGACATCGCCCCGGTGCTCGAGATCACCGACCGCGAGCTCGCCGACAAGGGTGAACTCCCGCTGACCTTCTTCGAGGCGCTCACCGTGCTCGCCCTGGCGTGCTTCGCCGAGGCACCGGTGGACGTCGCCGTGATCGAGGTCGGGATGGGCGGCGAGTGGGACTCCACCAACGTCGTGCAGAGCCAGGTGTCGGTGTTCACGCCGATCGCCATCGACCACGCGAAGCAGCTCGGTGCCACCGTGGCCGAGATCGCCCGCACCAAGTCGGGCATCGTCAAGCCGTCGTCCGCCGTGGTGTCGAGCCGACAGGTCCCCGAGGCCCTCGCCGAACTCGAGCGCGCCGCCGAGCTCACCGAGTCCACCCTGGCCGTCGAGGGCACCGGGTTCAGCGTCGTCGACGTCACCCCGGCCGTGGGCGGACAGCTCATCACCGTGCAGGGCATCGCCGGCCGCTACGACGACCTGTTCCTGCCGCTGTTCGGCCGGCACCAGGCCGAGAACGCCGCCGTGGCGATCGCGGCGGTCGAGTCGTTCCTCGGCCGCGGGGCCCAGGCCCTCGACGAGGACGTCCTGTCCGAGGGCATCGCCGGCACGACCAGCCCCGGTCGCCTGCAGCCCATCGTGACCGACCCGACCGTCGTCGTCGACGCCGCGCACAACCCGCACGGTGCGAAGGCCCTGGCCGAGGCGCTGCCGGTGGCGTTCCCGTCCGAGCACGTCGTCGGCGTCGTCGGGATCCTCGGCGACAAGGACGCCCGCGGGTTCGTCCGCGCGCTCAAGGACACCGTCGCGACGTTCGTCGTGACGCAGCCGCCGGGGGAGCGGGCGCTCGACGCGGACGAGTTCGCCCGTGTCGTCGTCGACGAGGTCGGCGAGGACCGCGTCGTCGTCGAGCCGTCCCTGGCCTCCGCACTGCAGGAAGCGCGCAGCCTGGCCGACGAGGCGGATGCCGAGGACGCCCTCGTGCTCGTCGCGGGCTCCATCGTGATGGTGGGCGCGGTCATGGACCTCGTGCACCGCGAGGGCGAGGCGAAGTGA
- a CDS encoding DUF4233 domain-containing protein, with product MTDAPRASRPGRAPRTRKPRRERGAQESLLSITLVLEAIMFFFPMLVVFGKGTLPPAAAFGGGIGAIIVLAAASRLTGNRAGVWFGWLLQAAILATGFIEPFMFAVAVVFLALWVFCFVKGGQLDRQNAARRAAMGED from the coding sequence GTGACGGACGCACCACGGGCCTCCCGGCCGGGCCGCGCACCGCGCACCCGGAAGCCGCGCCGCGAGCGCGGGGCGCAGGAGAGCCTGCTCTCGATCACGCTGGTGCTCGAGGCGATCATGTTCTTCTTCCCCATGCTCGTCGTCTTCGGCAAGGGCACGCTGCCGCCCGCCGCGGCCTTCGGTGGCGGCATCGGCGCGATCATCGTCCTCGCAGCTGCCTCACGTCTGACGGGCAACCGGGCCGGTGTATGGTTCGGGTGGCTGCTGCAGGCGGCCATCCTCGCCACCGGGTTCATCGAACCGTTCATGTTCGCGGTCGCCGTGGTGTTCCTGGCGCTGTGGGTCTTCTGCTTCGTCAAGGGCGGTCAACTGGACCGTCAGAACGCCGCGCGCCGAGCGGCCATGGGCGAGGACTGA
- the ndk gene encoding nucleoside-diphosphate kinase, with protein MSDFEETLVLVKPDGVARQLTGEILRRIEAKGYELVDLKMLTAPRDLLDAHYEEHQGKPFFEPLVEFMQSGPVVAVRVAGNGAIAGFRSLAGTTDPTSAAPGTIRGDLGRDWGLKVQQNLVHGSDSPESAARELALWFA; from the coding sequence GTGTCCGACTTCGAAGAGACCCTCGTCCTCGTCAAGCCCGACGGCGTCGCCCGCCAGCTGACCGGTGAGATCCTCCGCCGGATCGAGGCGAAGGGCTACGAGCTCGTCGACCTGAAGATGCTCACCGCACCGCGCGACCTGCTCGACGCGCACTACGAGGAGCACCAGGGCAAGCCGTTCTTCGAGCCGCTCGTCGAGTTCATGCAGTCCGGTCCCGTCGTCGCCGTGCGCGTCGCCGGCAACGGTGCGATCGCGGGCTTCCGCTCGCTCGCCGGCACCACCGACCCGACCTCCGCCGCGCCCGGCACCATCCGTGGTGACCTCGGCCGCGACTGGGGCCTCAAGGTGCAGCAGAACCTGGTCCACGGTTCGGACAGCCCCGAGTCGGCCGCGCGCGAGCTCGCGCTCTGGTTCGCCTGA
- a CDS encoding DsbA family protein, producing the protein MTNNDRPTKNERRQHAREVARQRADAEKRRKRRNKWFLQGGIGLGIVAIAAIIAIVVVNVNNAPVVSAAGPKNMATGAIQFTGQDGKVTPVTTPAVSATGSASPAPTANSDGAVTVTEYVDWACPVCKQFEAAYSDQILDKVKSGDATLAIQPVSILDRSYAGSRYASRAANAAMCVANYAPDKFLDVQTQFFENQPAEGTKGLTNSEIAKLVKAGGATGSDLSECLSSEQFKGWVTKSTQAVTTNEALAGTQGFGTPTIVVDGKRLDDLSTVITAIDAAAK; encoded by the coding sequence GTGACGAACAACGACCGACCCACCAAGAACGAGCGGCGTCAGCACGCCCGCGAGGTCGCACGCCAGCGCGCCGACGCCGAGAAGCGCCGCAAGCGCCGCAACAAGTGGTTCCTGCAGGGCGGCATCGGCCTGGGCATCGTGGCGATCGCCGCGATCATCGCGATCGTCGTGGTGAACGTGAACAACGCCCCCGTGGTGTCCGCAGCGGGGCCGAAGAACATGGCCACCGGCGCGATCCAGTTCACCGGCCAGGACGGCAAGGTCACCCCGGTGACCACGCCGGCCGTCTCCGCGACGGGTTCGGCCTCGCCGGCCCCGACGGCGAACAGCGACGGCGCCGTGACGGTCACCGAGTACGTCGACTGGGCCTGCCCGGTCTGCAAGCAGTTCGAGGCGGCCTACTCCGACCAGATCCTCGACAAGGTGAAGTCGGGCGACGCGACCCTGGCGATCCAGCCGGTGTCGATCCTCGACCGCAGCTACGCGGGCTCCCGCTACGCCAGCCGTGCCGCGAACGCCGCCATGTGCGTGGCGAACTACGCGCCGGACAAGTTCCTCGACGTGCAGACGCAGTTCTTCGAGAACCAGCCGGCCGAGGGCACCAAGGGCCTGACGAACTCCGAGATCGCGAAGCTCGTCAAGGCGGGCGGCGCGACCGGTTCGGACCTGTCCGAGTGCCTGTCGTCCGAGCAGTTCAAGGGCTGGGTGACGAAGTCCACGCAGGCCGTCACCACGAACGAGGCGCTCGCGGGCACGCAGGGCTTCGGCACGCCGACGATCGTCGTCGACGGCAAGCGCCTGGACGACCTGAGCACCGTCATCACCGCGATCGACGCCGCGGCGAAGTAG
- a CDS encoding DsbA family protein — protein MSEHESSRARRDVARERARATRAAEQSRRRRLRTLGISGIVVGSLAVVAVVVLVIANSVQPAGPGPRNAASDGVLLTGVAGRILPVETRAVPDGGTPTPTEQDGSRTAITIYADYMCPYCNQFETAQMPRIRQWVEDGTATLELHPLGLLDRVSLGSRYSTRSAAAAACVADHDPDAFLAFNSSLYEHQPSESTRGLTNDELASLARQAGAADPAVAPCITRQDFAGWVADATNRAMSDPVPNSSLDGITSTPTIIVDGEQYNADGAASLADVDAFAAFVRKHGRAS, from the coding sequence ATGAGCGAGCACGAGAGCAGCAGGGCGCGCCGGGACGTCGCACGGGAACGCGCGCGAGCGACACGGGCGGCGGAGCAGTCTCGACGCCGGCGCCTCCGCACACTCGGCATCAGCGGGATCGTCGTCGGGAGCCTCGCGGTGGTCGCGGTCGTCGTCCTGGTGATCGCGAACTCCGTGCAGCCCGCCGGGCCGGGTCCGCGGAACGCGGCGAGCGACGGCGTCCTGCTCACCGGGGTGGCCGGCAGGATCCTGCCCGTCGAGACGCGGGCGGTGCCCGACGGCGGGACCCCGACGCCGACCGAGCAGGACGGCTCCAGGACCGCGATCACGATCTACGCGGACTACATGTGCCCGTACTGCAACCAGTTCGAGACGGCCCAGATGCCCCGGATCCGACAGTGGGTCGAGGACGGCACCGCGACCCTCGAGCTGCATCCACTCGGGCTGCTCGACCGCGTGTCGCTCGGGTCGCGGTACTCCACCCGGTCGGCTGCGGCTGCCGCTTGTGTGGCGGACCACGACCCGGACGCGTTCCTGGCGTTCAACAGCTCGCTCTACGAACACCAGCCCTCGGAGAGCACGCGCGGACTCACGAACGACGAGCTGGCGTCCCTCGCGCGCCAGGCCGGGGCGGCGGATCCGGCCGTGGCGCCGTGCATCACCCGGCAGGACTTCGCCGGGTGGGTCGCCGACGCCACGAACCGGGCGATGAGCGACCCGGTGCCGAACTCGTCGCTCGACGGGATCACGAGCACGCCGACGATCATCGTCGACGGCGAGCAGTACAACGCGGACGGCGCGGCGTCCCTCGCCGACGTCGACGCGTTCGCGGCCTTCGTCCGGAAGCACGGCAGGGCGTCCTAG
- a CDS encoding vitamin K epoxide reductase family protein, protein MTASAPAPRRPIAMAVFLLVTGIVGLFGSFRLVLDEFTKYQNPKAVLSCDVNPFINCSDVMASWQGHLFGFPNPLLGVMGFVAPIAVAVLLLAGFRNGSRWFWIVFNAGVFLAWVFVTWLFTQTVFVIGALCPWCMLVWSMTIPMFWVFTIWNTAQGRFGAGAQRVGRSLLPFSWAFALANYLVIIVTIIIKFPAVLTSF, encoded by the coding sequence GTGACCGCGTCTGCCCCTGCCCCCCGTCGTCCGATCGCGATGGCGGTCTTCTTGCTCGTCACCGGGATCGTCGGCCTGTTCGGCTCGTTCCGGCTCGTCCTCGACGAGTTCACGAAGTACCAGAACCCGAAGGCCGTCCTGAGCTGTGACGTGAACCCGTTCATCAACTGCTCCGACGTGATGGCCAGCTGGCAGGGGCACCTGTTCGGGTTCCCGAACCCGTTGCTCGGCGTCATGGGGTTCGTCGCCCCGATCGCCGTCGCGGTGCTGCTGCTCGCCGGGTTCCGGAACGGTTCGCGCTGGTTCTGGATCGTCTTCAACGCCGGTGTCTTCCTGGCATGGGTCTTCGTGACCTGGCTGTTCACGCAGACCGTCTTCGTCATCGGTGCCCTGTGCCCGTGGTGCATGCTCGTCTGGTCGATGACCATCCCGATGTTCTGGGTGTTCACCATCTGGAACACGGCGCAGGGTCGCTTCGGCGCCGGGGCGCAGCGCGTCGGGCGGTCGCTCCTGCCCTTCAGCTGGGCGTTTGCGCTGGCGAACTACCTGGTCATCATCGTCACGATCATCATCAAGTTCCCCGCGGTGCTCACCAGCTTCTGA